The nucleotide window GACGGTTATTTCGACATCGACGACAGCGGCGAGCTGGTCGCCTACCCGAACCGGGACAAGTCGCGCCCCGGCGTGCGCCTGAGCGACCTGATCAAGGATCTCAAGGACCACGGCCTGAGCCTGCCGGTGCTGGTGCGTTTCAACGATGTGCTCAGCGACAGGGTCCGCCAGCTCACCGGCGCCTTCGAAAGGGCCATCGCCGACCAGGGCTACGGCGGCGAATACACCGCCGTCTATCCCATCAAGGTCAACCAGCAGCGCTCCGTGGTGCAGACCCTGCTGAACGCCGACCACAAGGTGGGCCTGGAGGCGGGCTCCAAGCCGGAGCTGATGGCGATCCTGGGCCTGGCCGACAGGCCCATCACCCTGGTCTGCAACGGCTACAAGGACTCCGAGTTCCTGCGCCTGGCGCTGATGGGCAAGCGCCTCGGCCACAGCGTCTACGTGGTGGTGGAGAAGCTGTCCGAGCTCAGGAAGCTGCTGGCCGAAGGCCAGGATCTGGGCATAGACCCGCTGATCGGGGTGCGGGTGCGCCTCAACTCCGTGGGCAAGGGCAACTGGCAGAACACCGGCGGCGAAAAGGGCAAGTTCGGCCTGGCCGCCCACCAGGTGCTGGAGATGGTGGCGATCCTGCGCGAGGCCGGCAAGCTGGACTGCCTGAAGCTGGTGCACTTCCACATGGGCTCCCAGGTGGCCAACATCCGCGACATCCAGAACGCCCTCAAGGAGTGCGCCCGCTACTACGCCGAGCTGTGCGAGCTGGGCGTGCCCCTGGACGTGGTGGACGTGGGCGGCGGCCTGGGCGTGGACTACGAGGGCTCGCGCAGCCGCGGTTCCTGCTCCATGAACTACACGGTGGACGAGTACGCCGCCAAGGTGGTGCATGCGGTCAAGGAGATCTGCGCCGCACGCAATCTTCCCGAGCCCAAGCTGATTTCCGAGTCCGGCCGGGCCCTGACCGCCCACCATGCGGTGCTGGTCACCAATGTCATCGACGTGGAGCAGGCCCCTGGCCTGAGCGCCCCCCAGGCGCCGGGCGAGGACGCCCCCCAGGTGCTCAGGGATCTCTGGCTGGCCTTTGAAGGCGCCCACCAGCGCCCGCCCCTGGAGACCTATCACGACGCCGTCTACTACCTGGGCGAGGCCCACGGCATGTACACCCACGGCCTGATCGCCATCCACCACTGGGCGGCGGCCGAGCAGCTCTACTTCGCCATCTGCCGGGCGGTGCGCGACCAGCTCAATCCCCGCAGCCGCGCCCACAGGCCGGTGCTGGACGAGCTCAACGAGAAGCTGGCCGACAAGCTGTTCTGCAACTTCTCGCTGTTCCAGAGCACCCCGGACGTCTGGGGCATAGAGCAGCTGTTCCCGATCATGCCGGTCAGCAAGCTGGACCAGGCCCCCAGCACCCGCGCCGTGATCCAGGACATCACCTGCGACTCCGATGGCCAGATCCGCCAGTACGTGGACGCCGAGGGCATCGAGTCCAGCCTGCCCCTGACCGGCTATGTGCCGGGCCAGGACTACAACCTGGGCTTCTTCATGGTCGGTGCCTACCAGGAGATCCTTGGCGACCTGCACAACCTGTTCGGCGACACCGACTCGGTGCACGTGCAGCTGGACGACAACGGCTACCATTTCGAAGCCGCCCACAAGGGTGATACGGTATCCGACGTGCTGCGCTACGTGAATTTCGAGCCCAAGGCCCTGATCCAGGGCTACCGCCGCCTGATCGCCCAGGCCGATCTCAGCGACGCCGAGCGCCAGCTGTTCGGCGCCGAACTGGAGGCGGGTATCCACGGCTACACCTACCTGGAGGACTGATGCTGCATTTCCTGCCCGCCTTCATCAAGGGGCCGCTGGCCCTGCTGGGCTATGTGGTCAACACCCTGTTCTGGTTCCCGCTGGTGCTGGTGGTGGGCCTGGTCAAGCTGCTGCCCGTGGCCGGCCTGAGGCGGGGTTGCAGCGCCCTTCTGGACCGCATCGCCGGGCTGTGGATCAGCATCAACAACCTCAACCAGCGCCTGGTCAGCCGCACCAGGGTCCAGGTCCGCGGCCTGGAGGGCATCAAGCGGAAGGACTGGTACCTGGTCATCGCCAACCACCAATCCTGGGTGGACATACTGGTGCTGCAGCGGCTGTTCAACCGCCGCCTGCCGTTCCTGAAGTTCTTCCTCAAGAAGGAACTGCTGTACGTGCCCTTCCTGGGCCTGGCCTGGTGGGCCCTGGACTTCCCCTTCATGAACCGCCACAGCCGGGCGGAAATCGAAAAGGATCCCAGCCTGGCCGGCAAGGACATCGAGACCACCCGCCAGGCCTGCGAGAAGTTCCGCCACATCCCGGTATCGGTGATGAACTTCGTGGAAGGCACCAGGTTCACCCCCCACAAGCACCGCCACCAGAAGAGCCCCTACCGGCACCTGCTGCGCCCCAGGGCCGGCGGCATGGCCTTCGTGCTCTCGGCCATGGGCGACAAGCTGCACAAGCTGCTGGACGTGACCATCTGCTACCCCAAGGGCATCCCCAGTTTCTGGGACTTCCTGTGCGGCCGGGTCCGGGAGATCCGGGTCGAGGTACGGGTGCTGCCGATTGACGACGGCCTGGTCGGTGATTACTTTAATGACGCCGATTTCAAGGAAGCATTCCAGGATTGGGTCAACCGGCTCTGGGCTGAGAAAGACGAAACCATGGCCAGGCTGGCGGCGCCGGCGGGCCAGAAGCACAATTAGGATCCCATGCTGCATTTTCTGCCGGGCTTCATACTGGCCCCCATCAATATCCTGCTGTTCATCGTCAACACCGTCTGGTGGGGGGGCCTGGTCTGCCTGCTGGCCCTGCCCAAGCTGCTGCTGCCCTACCAGCCCTGGCGCAACGCCGTCACCACCCTGATGGAGCGCTGCGTGGACGGCTGGACCCTGGTCAACCTGGGCATCCTCAGGCTCAGCAACCAGGTGCAGTGGGACGTGCAGGGCCTGGACGGCCTGAAGAAGGACGGCTGGTACCTGATCATGGCCAACCACCTCAGCGGCCTGGACATCATAGTGCTGTTCACCATAGCCCGGGGCCGCATGCCGCTGCCGCGCTTCTTCATCAAGCACGAGCTGCTGCACGTGCCCTTCATGGGCTGGGGCTGCTGGGCCCTGGACATGCCCTTCATGCGTCGCTATTCCACCGGCTACCTGAAGCGGCACCCTGAGAAGAAGGGCCAGGACATAGAGACCACCCGCCGTGCCTGCGAAAAGCTCAGGCACAGGCCCACCACCATGATCAACTTCGTGGAAGGCACCAGGTTCACCCCAGAGAAGCAAAAGAAGCGCCGCTCCCCCTACCGGCACCTGCTGCCCCCCAAGGCCGGCGGCATCGCCTTCACCCTGGCCACCATGGGCCAGCTGTTCGACAAGGTGCTGGACGTGACCCTGGCCTATCCGGAATGCGGCCATGGCAAGGGCAAGGTCACCTGGGCCGCCCTGTCCGGCAGGCTCACCAAGGTGGTGGTGCGCATCGACGCCCAGCCCGCCGACCAGCGCGTCATCGGCGACTACTTCGGCGACGTCACCTTCAAGCGCCAGTTCCAGGGCTGGCTCAGCGAGCGCTGGCAGCGCAAGGACGCCCTGCTGGGTGAACTGAACAAATGAAAAGGGGCCGAATGGCCCCTTTTTCGTCAATCAACCGGATACCTTTTCTTCTTGCAGGCATGCCTGAGTTCCTTCAGGGTGCGCAGCCGTTCCTTCAGCCATTCGCCCTCCTGGGCCCGGTAGCCGGCTCGCAACCTGGAGTTGACGTGCTTTATTTTCTTCTCGACACCGGCACATTGGTACTTGGTGACCTTGGTATCCGTCTTGGCGTGCGCCAGGGTGGGCACCCCAAGGGCCATGATGAGCATCCATGTCCGTATTGGCATTGTTCCTGTCCTTTGATTGGTTGCATCTGTTCACCACCGGCAGGTGGCGAACACCAGGGGCATTTTCCCTGGCTTGATACCGGTTGTGAACAGCTCCAGCCCATCCAGTACAATGGCCCCACTAAATAACGCCTTGTGCTCAGGGACAAAGGAAGAAAAGGATCATGACAATGCGTAACGCCGTTATCGCCTGTGCCGCCCTGCTCTGTTGCTGCTCCATAGTGCAGCAGGTCCAGCCGGTCCAGAACACCAACCTGCGGGACATCTGCATCATCGAGAACCCCGCCACCCGCAACGGCTTCCTCAACCAATACCAGCAATCGCTGCAAAACAGGGGCTACAGCGTCAAGGTCATGCCAAGGGGAACGGGCTTCATGGCATGTCCGTTGATGACCACCTACGAGGGCCATTGGAGCTGGGATCTGGCCCTGTACATGTCCTACGCCAGGCTGGATGTCTACCTGGACGGCAAGCCCGTGGGCCAGGCCCTGTACGACTCCCGCCGTGGCGTCGGTCGCATGGACAAGTTCATCGATGCGGAGACGAAGATAGACGAGCTGGTCAGCCAGCTTTACCCCGCCAGGGGCTGAGACTCGAAACGAAAGCGTTGCTTTCGTGCAGCCGAACGCCGGCACACTGGATGTACCGGCCGGAAGGAAGCGTCACTTTCGTTTACGCCTGTTCGAACTCGTCCAGGGCCGCCGCCAGCTCGTCCAGCTGCAGCTCCGAATAGACCCTGACGCCGTTTTCGGTCAGCAGCCGGGCGGTGACGCCCTGGCCATCGATAAGCCGGCCCGAGAAGGAGCCGTCGTAGATCTGCACGTTGCCGCAGGAGGGGCTGTTGGCCTTGAGCAGGGCGAAGCGGATCTGGTGGCGGCGGCACAGGGCCAGGGCCTGGTCGGCGCCCAGCCGGAAGGCGGCGGTGACGTCCTGGCCGCTGCTGGCAATCACCTGCCCGCCCTGCAACTCGGCGGGCGGGCGGGGTACCGGCAGGCCGCCGGCTACTTCCGGGCAGAGCACCAGCAGCCGTCCCTCGGCGCGCCACCTTTCGATGGCCGGGTGGGACTGGGCCTTGGCCCGGCCGTCGTAGCGGACCGGCTGGCCCAGCAGGCAGGCGGAGATCAGGATCCTTTCCATATAAAAAAGAGGGCCTAAGCCCTCTTCCCTAGCGCCTCAGGCGTCTTTCTTGGCCAGCCAGTTGACCAGCTCGAACAGCTCTTCCTTGGAGCTCACGGAGCCGGTGTTGACCTTGTACTTGCCGTTGATGATCAGGGTCGGCACGCCGTGGACCTCGTTGTTGAGGGTGTTGCGCTGCATCTGCGACAGGCGGCCGTTGATGGAGAAGGAGTTGACGGCGGCGTCGAAGTCCTCGCCCTTGACGCCGGCGGCGACGAAGATGTTGCGGATGTCGTCACGGCTCTTGGGGATCTGGCGCTGCACATGGATGCTGGCGAACAGCTTGGAAGCGACCTGCTCCTCCACGCCCAGCAGCTCCATCACCGCCCAGGCCCGGGACAGCTCCACGCCCATCTCGCGGCCCATGAAGTCCACATGGTTCTTCTGCAGCTTGACGCCTTCCGGCAGCTGACCCTTGAGCTCCTTGATGAAGGGCTCGAAACGGTAGCAGTGGGGGCACAGGAAGGAGAAGTATTCGGTCACCATGGGCTGGGCGCTGGGCGCCGCCATCTTGATGACCTCGTAGTGTTTGCCTTCTTCAAATTGGTTGGCCAGGGCCGCCAGGGGCAGCATCACCAGGGCCAGAAAACCCATCATCAGCTTTTTCATCGTTTTCCTCGCGTGATATTGGCTGCAGCAAGCCTAACACAGCTTTCCATTGCAGATTAACTGCCCCTGTAGAACCCTTTCCTGAACGAAAAGTTCCTTAAGCGTCCTTGGCCAGCAGGTACTTGACCAGGGCATTGAGCTGGGCCTGCTCCGGCACCGCCGCCCGTTTGACCCTGTATTTGCCGGACACCACCAGCTCGGGCAGGTGCTTGATCCGGGCCTGCTGGAAACGCTGCTGCATCCGGTTCTTGAGCAGGGGCACCTGCATGGACTTGAGGGCCAGCTCGAAATCGTCACCGGCCACGCCGGCCGCCACGAACAGGTTGCGGATGTCGGCCAGGGTCTTGGGCCTGGCGTGCCAGACATGGACGCTGTCGAACACCTTGGGCGCCACCCGCTCGGTAACTTCCAGCACTTCCATGACGGCAAAGGCGTCGGTCAGCAGCCTGCCGCTGTTACCGCCAAAGCCGGCGGCGTGGAAACGGCGCAGCGGCACGCCTTCGGGAAGGCTCTGGGCCAGTCCGTGCACCAGGGGCTCGAAGCTGTGGCAATGGGGGCAGAGGAAGGAAAAGTATTCGGCCACCTCGGGGCTGGCGGTGGCCTGGGCCCCTTCGATCACCTCGTAATGCCGGCCTTCCTCGAACTGGGCGGCAAACAGCGGCAACGCCAGCAGCAGCGTTGCCAGAAACAGCAGTCCCTTTTTCATCATGGTCACTCCTTGGGCAAGATTTCCCAAGGATGCCAAGGACCTAGAGACCGGTCAACAAGCGCAGCGGCGGCTCGTCCAGGGCCGCCAGGCATTCCTTGAGGCTGAGGATCTGGTTCTCCCAGTACTTGCCGGAGCTGAACCAGGGGAAGCTCTGGGGAAAGGCCGGATCCGACCAGCGCCTGGCCAGCCAGGCCATGTGGTGGATGATGCGCATGGCCCTGAGCGGCTCCACCAGGTGCAGCTGGCGCTTGTCCAGGGGCATGAACTCCTCGTAGGCCTCGGCCAGCACGCACAGCTGGTCCTCCTGCTCGCTGCGGCTGCCGGACAGCAGCATCCACAGATCCTGCATGGCCGGGCCCATCAGGCTGTCGTCCAGGTCCACGAAGAAGATGCCGTCGGGGCCGTTGAAGAGGTTGCCGGCATGGCAGTCGCCGTGCAGGCGGATGAAGGGCACCTGGGCGTGCTTTTCCCAGGCCAGGGCCACGGCCTCGCAAAGCGGCGACAGTATGGCCTCGAAGGCGGGCCTCAGGTAGTCCGGCAGCAGCTCGGTCTCCATCAACACCTGGCGGGGTTCCAGCAGCATGCGCTCGACGCCGATGGCGGGCCTGTGTTCATAGCCACGGGCGGCGCCCAGGGCATGGATCCGCCCCAGGAAGTGACCCAGGCGTTCCAGCTGGTCCAGGTCGGCCAGCTCCACGGCCCGGCCGCCGCGGCTCTCGTAGAGGGCGAAGCGGTAGCCGTCATGGTGTTGCAGGCTGCGCCCCTCCAGGCGCACCGGCGCCACCACCGGGATCTCCTCATCCACCAGCTCGAAGGCGAAGTCGTGCTCCTCGCGGATCTGGGCGTCGCTCCAGCGCTGGGGCCGGTAGAACTTCACCACCCAGCGCTTGCGGTCCTCGTCCAGGAACTGGTAGACGCGGTTCTCGTAGCTGTTCAGGGGCAGCAGGCCGGAATCGACCCGGACGCCGTGGCTCTCCAGGGCGTCCAGGATCAGATCCGGGCTGAGATCGGCAAAATCGAATTGGCTCATGGGGCTCCCAAGAAAACGCCGGGCTGGGCCCGGCGTCTGTGTTTAGCGCTTGGAGAAGAACCGGGAGTCCGTCTCCACCTTGATATCGGCATTATCCTTGGCCACGGCCTCGAATGCGATATCGGTGATGGGCCGCTTCAGCTCGTAGGGGTCCGCCACCAGGGTGATGGGCAGGGACGCCAGCTCCCCGGAGGCCACCAGCACCTCGCGGTCGCCGCTCCAGGTCCAGCCAGCCGGCAGGCCTTCCACGTCCAGCACGAACACATGGCTGTCCACGTCCTTGTTGAGCAGCTTGATGGTGTAGCTGTTCTCGATCAGGCCCTCGACGTTCTCCCGGTACAGGGCGTTGCGGTCGCGGAGGATGTCCATATGGGCCAGGGAGCGGGTGGCCAGGGTGTAGACGAACAGGCCCAGCATCACCACCATGATGGCGCCATAGCCCAGCAGCTTGGGCCGCACCACATGGGTGTGGCCGCCGGCCAGCTTGTGCTCGGTGGTGTAGCGGATCAGGCCGCGCTCGTAGCCCATCTTGTCCATGACGCCGTCGCAGGCGTCGATACAGGCGCCGCAGTTGATGCACTCGTACTGCAGGCCGTTGCGGATGTCGATGCCGGTGGGGCATACCTGCACGCAGAGATGGCAGTCGATGCAGTCGCCCAGGCCCATGGCCTTGTGGTCCTGCTTGCGGCCACGGGGGCCGCGCTTCTCACCGCGGGCCACGTCATAGCCGACGATGAAGGTGTCCTTGTCGAACATGGCGGACTGGAAGCGGGCATAGGGGCACATGTGGGTACACATGATCTCGCGCATCCAGCCGGCGTTGCCGTAGGTGCAGAAGGCGAAGAAGAGCACCCAGAACACGGGCGCAAAGCTCAGGGCGCCACCGAAGAAGCCGACGAAGACCTCCTCGGCCGGCAGGAAATAGGCCACGAAGGTCAGCGCCGTCAGCAGCGAGAAGGCCAGCCAGCTGGCGTGCTTGGCGCCCTTGCGCCAGATCTTGTTGAAGTCCCAGGGGCTCTGGTCCAGCTTCTTGCGCTGGTTGGCGCTGCCCTCGAACTTCTCCTCGAACCAGATGAAGATAAAGGTCCACACCGTCTGGGGGCACATGTAGCCGCACCAGACCCGGCCCAGGAAGGTGGTCACGAAGAACAGGCCAAAGGCGGCGATGATGAACAGGTAGGCCAGCAACGTGAAGTCCTGGGGCATCAGGGTGATGCCGAACAGGTAGAATTTCTGGTTGACCACGTCCAGCAGTATGCCCTGGCGGTCGCCGTAGGGGATCCAGGGCAGCACCAGGAACAACAGCATCATCAACCAGCCCATGCGCTGGCGGATGCGCTGGTAGACGCCCTGCACCGCCCGCACATAGATGCGGTTGCGGGGGCTGTGGCCGTTGGATTTGCTGGGATCCGGCTGCTGGATCTTGACCTGGGGGGTGACGTCCTTGATGGGGATCTGCTCGCTCATGGCGACCTCTCTCTTTGCCGCATTGCTGCGGGCTGAGTACGACATTGCTCAAAAGGCGACCGGGATATTATACGCGCTTTGGCCTGCCTGTCACAAAAGTGGCATGGAATATACCACTCTATACATTACCACCAGCATAGTAGTCCGGGCGGCCCGGGATCCTGGCCCAGGTCAAATCCGTACCACTTTCATGGCTACTGGATTGAACCGGTTCAATTTGCAGATGACAGCCCATTGAACCGCTGTTATCTATAAGACAGCATCAATCGAATAGTTCAAGCGGCAAATTAACCTATGTCATTCAACAAGGCCGAGCTGCACCTTGGCAAGGGCCAGCGCTACCAGCTGCTGCTGGCGCAGATCATCAGGGGCATCAAGGACGGCAGCCTCAAGGCCGGCGACAAGCTGCCCACCCACCGCCAGCTGGCACGGCAGCTGGAAGTCTCGGTGGGCACCGTCGCCAAGGCCTACCTGGAGGCCCAGCGCCAGGGCTGGCTGGAGGCCAGGGTCGGCGCCGGCACCTATATACGCCGGCACAGCCAGGCCGACATACTGCGGCTCACCGACGACCGCGACCGGGTGCGTTGGGATCTGGGCCTGACCAACAGCCTGCTGGACCGGCAGCCGCAGCTGGTGCAGCGCCATCTCCAGGCCATCACCCAGGACGGCGCCCTGCTGCCGGAGCTGCTCCAGTACCAGCCCAGCCAGGGCATGGAACACCAGCGCCAGGTGGTGGCCGAGCACCTGCTGGCGCGGGGCGTCCAGGCCGGCCGCGAACAGCTGCTGCTCACCAACGGCGCCCAGCACGCCCTGGCCATCGCCCTGCAGTGCCTGTGCCGCCCCGGCGACACCGTGCTGGCCGAGGGGCTCAGCTACCCCGGGCTGATCTCCCTGGCCCAGCACCAGGGCCTGCAGCTGCACGGCCTGGCGCTGGATCTGCAGGGGGTGGTGCCCGACGCCTTGGAGCAGGCCATTACGGCCACCGGCGCCAAGGTGCTGTACCTGAGCCCGACCCTGCAGACCCCCACCAATGCGGTGATGTCCCTGGAAAGGCGCCTGGCCCTGGTCGCCATCGCCCGCCGCCACGGCCTGACCATCATCGAGGACGACAACAACGGCGCCCTCAACCTGGGCCAGCATGTGCCGCTGCAGCAGCTGCTGCCGGCCCGGGTCTGGTACCTGGCCGGGCTGTCCAAGCAGGTGGCCGCCGGCCTGCGCTTCGGCTATCTGGTGGTGCCCGCCGGCGAACAGGAGCAGGCCAGGGACGTGGCCAGGGCCAGCGGCTTCATGGCCGCGCCGCTGATGATGGAGCTGGGCTGCCGACTGCTGGCCAGCGGCGACGCCGCCCAGGCCATGGCCGACCTGCAGAAGGAGATCCAGCAGCGGGCCAGGCTGATGCAGCGGATCTTCGCCGGCACCGATCTGCGCCACAGCTCCGGCGCCTTCTACGGCTGGCTGCCGCTGCCGCCGGGCGTCGGCGCCGACGAGCTGGCCGCCCGGGCCGAGGCAGAGGGGATAAGGGTGCTCACCGCCGGCCATTTCGCGGTGGGCCAGTTCCAGGCCCCCCAGGCCATCCGGTTGTCGCTGACCCTGGTCCAGGACCGGGCCCGGCTGCGCGAGGCCCTGGGCCGGCTCCGTCAGTTGCTGCCCTGAGGCGCCCGGCCGCCCAGGTGGTGGTCGAAATGGTCCAGCAGCAGCCGCACCTTGGGGGACAGGTGGCGGTTGTGGGGATAGAGGGCCCAGACCCCGTCGTCCGCCACCTGGTAAGGCAGCAGCAGGGACACCAGGGCCCCGGAAGCCAGGTGTTCCCGCACGTAGTATTCCGGCAGCTGCACCAGGCCCAGGCCCTTGAGGGCCGCATCGGCCAGGGCCCAGCCGCTGTTGCAGGCCAGCCGGCCGCTCACCCTCACCTCCCTGAGCCGACCCCCTTCCTGGAAACGCCAGTGATCCATGGTGCCCCTCAGGCATTGGTGGCGCTCCAGCTCCGACAGGCTGTGGGGCTCGCCATGGCGGGCCAGGTAATCCGGCGAGGCGCAGACATGGAAGGTACGGGAGGCCAGGCGCCTGGCCATCATCGACGAATCCCCCAGCCGGCCCAGGCGGATGGCCAGATCGAAGCCTTCGGCCACCAGATCCAGCTGGCGGTTGCTGAGCTGGATCTCCACCTCCAGCTCCGGGTAGCGCACCATGAAATCCGTGACCAGGGGCGCTATGGTCCTTTCCCCGTAGACGATGGGCGCGGTCAGGCGCAGCTTGCCCCTGGGCTCCTGCTGCAGGCTGGTCAGGGCCTGCTCCGCCTCGGCCAGGCCGTCCAGCACCTGGCGGCAGTGGCGGTAGAAGAGCTGGCCCTGCTCGGTCACCGACACCTTCCTGGTGGTGCGGTACAGCAGCTTGCTGCCCAGGCGCCGCTCCAGGGCGCCAATCTGCCGGCTCACCTGGGCGGTGGAAATGCCCAAGCGCCGGGCGGCGCCGGTAAAGCTCCGGGTTTCGGCCACGGCCACGAATTCGTTGATGCCCTGCCAGTCCACCATAGCGGCCTCGATTATTACCAAATGGTAAAGGTGAATTGCATTTTGCCGTGATTATAACGGCAGATGCGGGGGTTATACTCCCTCTCACCTTGCGCCGTCCCGGCCGCAATCACCCAAGCCAAGGAGTCGTCCATGACCGAGATGATCAAATCCAGAGCCGCCATTGCCTGGGGCCCCAACCAGCCGCTGTCCATCGAAGAAGTGGACGTCATGCCCCCCAAGGCCGGCGAAGTGCTGGTGCGGGTCGTCGCCTCCGGCGTCTGCCACACCGACGCCTTCACCCTGTCCGGCGAGGATCCGGAAGGCATCTTCCCGGTGATCCTGGGCCACGAGGGGGGCGGCATAGTGGAGGCCGTGGGCGAGGGCGTGACCAGCGTCCAGGTGGGCGACCATGTGATCCCCCTCTACACCCCGGAATGCGGCGAGTGCAAGTTCTGCCTGTCCGGCAAGACCAACCTCTGCCAGAAGATCCGCGAAACCCAGGGCAAGGGCCTGATGCCGGACGGCACCACCCGCTTCTACAAGGACGGCCAGCCCATCTACCACTACATGGGCTGCTCCACCTTCTCCGAATACACGGTGCTGCCGGAGATCTCCCTGGCCAAGGTCAACAAGGACGCGCCCCTGGAAGAGATCTGCCTGCTCGGCTGCGGCGTCACCACCGGCATGGGCGCGGTCATGAACACCGCCAAGGTGGAAGAAGGGGCCACAGTGGCCATCTTCGGCCTGGGCGGCATCGGCCTGTCGGCGGTGATCGGCGCCACCATGGCCAAGGCCGGGCGCATCATCGCCATCGATATCAACGAGAGCAAGTTCGAGCTGGCCCGCAAGCTGGGCGCCACCGACTGTGTCAACCCGACCCAGTACGACAAACCCATCCAGGAGGTCATCATAGAGATGACCGACGGCGGCGTGGACTACTCCTTCGAGTGCATCGGCAACGTCAACGTGATGCGCAGCGCCCTGGAGTGCTGCCACAAGGGCTGGGGCGAGTCGGTGATCATCGGCGTGGCCGGCGCCGGCCAGGAGATCTCCACCCGTCCCTTCCAGCTGGTCACGGGCCGGGTCTGGAAAGGCTCCGCCTTTGGCGGCGTCAAGGGCCGCTCCGAGCTGCCGGGCATCGTCGAGCGCTACATGAAGGGCGAGTTCAGGCTGGACGACTTCATCACCCACACCATGGGCCTGGAGCAGATCAACGACGCCTTCGAGCTGATGCACGAAGGCAAGAGCATCCGCTCGGTTATCCACTTCGACAAATAAGCTG belongs to Gallaecimonas sp. GXIMD4217 and includes:
- a CDS encoding serine/threonine protein kinase, which codes for MSQFDFADLSPDLILDALESHGVRVDSGLLPLNSYENRVYQFLDEDRKRWVVKFYRPQRWSDAQIREEHDFAFELVDEEIPVVAPVRLEGRSLQHHDGYRFALYESRGGRAVELADLDQLERLGHFLGRIHALGAARGYEHRPAIGVERMLLEPRQVLMETELLPDYLRPAFEAILSPLCEAVALAWEKHAQVPFIRLHGDCHAGNLFNGPDGIFFVDLDDSLMGPAMQDLWMLLSGSRSEQEDQLCVLAEAYEEFMPLDKRQLHLVEPLRAMRIIHHMAWLARRWSDPAFPQSFPWFSSGKYWENQILSLKECLAALDEPPLRLLTGL
- the ccoG gene encoding cytochrome c oxidase accessory protein CcoG codes for the protein MSEQIPIKDVTPQVKIQQPDPSKSNGHSPRNRIYVRAVQGVYQRIRQRMGWLMMLLFLVLPWIPYGDRQGILLDVVNQKFYLFGITLMPQDFTLLAYLFIIAAFGLFFVTTFLGRVWCGYMCPQTVWTFIFIWFEEKFEGSANQRKKLDQSPWDFNKIWRKGAKHASWLAFSLLTALTFVAYFLPAEEVFVGFFGGALSFAPVFWVLFFAFCTYGNAGWMREIMCTHMCPYARFQSAMFDKDTFIVGYDVARGEKRGPRGRKQDHKAMGLGDCIDCHLCVQVCPTGIDIRNGLQYECINCGACIDACDGVMDKMGYERGLIRYTTEHKLAGGHTHVVRPKLLGYGAIMVVMLGLFVYTLATRSLAHMDILRDRNALYRENVEGLIENSYTIKLLNKDVDSHVFVLDVEGLPAGWTWSGDREVLVASGELASLPITLVADPYELKRPITDIAFEAVAKDNADIKVETDSRFFSKR
- a CDS encoding thiol:disulfide interchange protein DsbA/DsbL, giving the protein MMKKGLLFLATLLLALPLFAAQFEEGRHYEVIEGAQATASPEVAEYFSFLCPHCHSFEPLVHGLAQSLPEGVPLRRFHAAGFGGNSGRLLTDAFAVMEVLEVTERVAPKVFDSVHVWHARPKTLADIRNLFVAAGVAGDDFELALKSMQVPLLKNRMQQRFQQARIKHLPELVVSGKYRVKRAAVPEQAQLNALVKYLLAKDA
- the speA gene encoding biosynthetic arginine decarboxylase, which codes for MTQWTLDQARHLYGVNHWSDGYFDIDDSGELVAYPNRDKSRPGVRLSDLIKDLKDHGLSLPVLVRFNDVLSDRVRQLTGAFERAIADQGYGGEYTAVYPIKVNQQRSVVQTLLNADHKVGLEAGSKPELMAILGLADRPITLVCNGYKDSEFLRLALMGKRLGHSVYVVVEKLSELRKLLAEGQDLGIDPLIGVRVRLNSVGKGNWQNTGGEKGKFGLAAHQVLEMVAILREAGKLDCLKLVHFHMGSQVANIRDIQNALKECARYYAELCELGVPLDVVDVGGGLGVDYEGSRSRGSCSMNYTVDEYAAKVVHAVKEICAARNLPEPKLISESGRALTAHHAVLVTNVIDVEQAPGLSAPQAPGEDAPQVLRDLWLAFEGAHQRPPLETYHDAVYYLGEAHGMYTHGLIAIHHWAAAEQLYFAICRAVRDQLNPRSRAHRPVLDELNEKLADKLFCNFSLFQSTPDVWGIEQLFPIMPVSKLDQAPSTRAVIQDITCDSDGQIRQYVDAEGIESSLPLTGYVPGQDYNLGFFMVGAYQEILGDLHNLFGDTDSVHVQLDDNGYHFEAAHKGDTVSDVLRYVNFEPKALIQGYRRLIAQADLSDAERQLFGAELEAGIHGYTYLED
- a CDS encoding Sbal_3080 family lipoprotein — protein: MTMRNAVIACAALLCCCSIVQQVQPVQNTNLRDICIIENPATRNGFLNQYQQSLQNRGYSVKVMPRGTGFMACPLMTTYEGHWSWDLALYMSYARLDVYLDGKPVGQALYDSRRGVGRMDKFIDAETKIDELVSQLYPARG
- a CDS encoding DUF523 domain-containing protein, with product MERILISACLLGQPVRYDGRAKAQSHPAIERWRAEGRLLVLCPEVAGGLPVPRPPAELQGGQVIASSGQDVTAAFRLGADQALALCRRHQIRFALLKANSPSCGNVQIYDGSFSGRLIDGQGVTARLLTENGVRVYSELQLDELAAALDEFEQA
- a CDS encoding acyltransferase, whose amino-acid sequence is MLHFLPGFILAPINILLFIVNTVWWGGLVCLLALPKLLLPYQPWRNAVTTLMERCVDGWTLVNLGILRLSNQVQWDVQGLDGLKKDGWYLIMANHLSGLDIIVLFTIARGRMPLPRFFIKHELLHVPFMGWGCWALDMPFMRRYSTGYLKRHPEKKGQDIETTRRACEKLRHRPTTMINFVEGTRFTPEKQKKRRSPYRHLLPPKAGGIAFTLATMGQLFDKVLDVTLAYPECGHGKGKVTWAALSGRLTKVVVRIDAQPADQRVIGDYFGDVTFKRQFQGWLSERWQRKDALLGELNK
- a CDS encoding thiol:disulfide interchange protein DsbA/DsbL, with the translated sequence MKKLMMGFLALVMLPLAALANQFEEGKHYEVIKMAAPSAQPMVTEYFSFLCPHCYRFEPFIKELKGQLPEGVKLQKNHVDFMGREMGVELSRAWAVMELLGVEEQVASKLFASIHVQRQIPKSRDDIRNIFVAAGVKGEDFDAAVNSFSINGRLSQMQRNTLNNEVHGVPTLIINGKYKVNTGSVSSKEELFELVNWLAKKDA
- a CDS encoding acyltransferase, with protein sequence MLHFLPAFIKGPLALLGYVVNTLFWFPLVLVVGLVKLLPVAGLRRGCSALLDRIAGLWISINNLNQRLVSRTRVQVRGLEGIKRKDWYLVIANHQSWVDILVLQRLFNRRLPFLKFFLKKELLYVPFLGLAWWALDFPFMNRHSRAEIEKDPSLAGKDIETTRQACEKFRHIPVSVMNFVEGTRFTPHKHRHQKSPYRHLLRPRAGGMAFVLSAMGDKLHKLLDVTICYPKGIPSFWDFLCGRVREIRVEVRVLPIDDGLVGDYFNDADFKEAFQDWVNRLWAEKDETMARLAAPAGQKHN